One Clupea harengus chromosome 3, Ch_v2.0.2, whole genome shotgun sequence DNA window includes the following coding sequences:
- the LOC105910343 gene encoding zinc finger C3H1 domain-containing protein isoform X2, producing the protein MEVNSGTRSPREEGELEDGEICDDETDEKLLPQEGMRPRNANSTRCNRKSKGPVRTLPPMMGSPAQDFRVMMPFNRGPHLHGPFPPSHRQQIGPSGPDRLLPGQDCDPSPRSSFWERSHTTLGRLRNRGKTINDGRGDWARGGRGDGGGGPRENGRPPVSRYAFGDSHLNRKESPQRKQKQFGRNQTRKQAYSAQKAENGVEESFEDLLIKYKQIQLELECIRKEENMALEPVVPKQAGAASGVTTTPEAEVEMEVPDVEKETGTSEQLSEPEKDEKKIFQAFNIKPLRQKLLTPAERDALNSKTDEEPENKEEEPSAEEQTTTVQEVAAPGAVAVAVAAPAPGAAALEEEEEEEDEEDEEEEEEDKDIESDLNISCLSNSQGSLLKKGKGKGKDEDEDMSELQLRLLALQSASRKWQQKEQQVMKESKEKITKAKPAQPDKSGSPQDRVKMVTRSSTEKAKALAAASAKPQEKGKSGADKGKAGTKAHAAGKKTTSPGSAAKQAWRMQRLRAWKLQQQHEQEEQQRRRQEEEEERKKREEEIRKIRDLSNQDEQYNRFMKLVGSKHHPRSKSVDNENRKSLSKQGLDTSGNLYQYDNYDEVAMDTDSEPESPASSPVRDPFSTEATTCVPHMPAFPMHPTPSGMELAQCFLDHFSLVHPLPPPPLPPMPPPDELEQPPKPPFADEEEEEEMLLRKELLKSLVCKRTVKPEETVSGNSGPPSPSPSPSHPVKPALLPTPRSNLTAVSLNTVIPQPRHASSKFARSVHVPRAPLVLPRHKAVVVQLNDSDDSDSDCDATGSPAPSHSIFGGLESMIKEARRTAEAAKPKGSKSEKENNPIRMLPDVRKLEHLWKEELASRERQRLSRLAALKGVPSPVGSDSELDVAGKVATLRLAEAEDKLAKHRTQLEKDELLLKQLLQAELKKKEFLKAAETKVTKLREQLMASEKIVGANRVLLKKLQEQTYRVQHRITLKRQQAQKLERDLSQAQASAQGGTLKRKNASLLYSPVKMLRTDGGPRTASERHFADLIAQKQRLQRLEAEYALKIQKLKEAQALRQQVEQRPAPPQKPPATPFPVPQPSLHDLTQDKLTLGSEDLEPDEDEQPPSFATASASSPILTSSATPATVAAAAAAAPAAITPTSRRRSFHNSGAFTKPKLQIPKALHTSTPAKEDLAKPAKPTKASASAGGSAGPGLSELYLGLSMEELKQRYQKFASVEDLLQSELTALGGAVGEKLPCGKAIQVDVEPLTAPASRVELKPVPFGAYHSPLLAFKSYRFSPYFRTKEKLSLISVSHSNVIEPKKFFCRFDLTGTCNDDDCKWQHMRNCTLSGNQLTQDILSYNLPLIGCSENSSTEEISVATEKYIKKLFGSNRDRMGTDQKAVLLVSKVNESKGHVPPFTTCKERRRWKPEPQRPPRPEETSDGEKEGLEGLEAPSQSQYEAHTQANLLALDVCVNPDDKRYFDSETDDISNLETSVLESPKDVQLWIKLAFKYLNQKEIPATERLDAALNTLSRALEDNRDNSEVWCHYLTLFSRRGTSEELQEMCDMAVQHAPDYDVWWTYMNMESSFEGKDFVCGRMLHYLVQTADGAGEERRSFRLLESLLYRAQLSLFTGRQQNALDILQNALKSDGEQSLAAHLGAADRALAWLCLIHVTECGRLPPNLYNPADSSPSRVVCTKPAPQPWGWPSELRTPADQLVGLYQDAIKGCSEEGPSQSESPSPTLPLHADLVALYRRLDRLNEAVTHCEGVLSERPDCCPLLESLAELQLARGEEEKALAVWQEALRQRPHNAKLLYHTCKFLLCQERSSAIDPLFREFMLSLCEPDQTDLCPLDVLRHLLGLPREAILSPPRVKASLQGTIRQQLPYLSLVHCTWQSVHGGIPEALNAFESALGRTMSLEVVQKIWLDYLLFASSKLVGSQPAARDLKLFADLVQRCLVCVPTRLTVPFSSTRYWSCFHFHNQVIAFYLGCMPQAQHLAVLERLRQSMPSNPQLSIRLLHQERRDGSVEHLRFQSRGLCASLPNCLAYWKIAIAVEREQKGKAEVRRLYQQALQKLPLCATLWKDRLLFEAAEGGKTDTLKKLVDKCQELGVSLTEALSLGQSSAAGTEH; encoded by the exons ATGGAGGTCAATTCAGGCACTCGATCTccgagagaggagggagagcttGAAGATGGGGAAATTTGCGACGACGAAACGGACGAAAAGCTGCTACCACAGGAAGGCATGAGGCCTAGAAATGCTAACTCGACACGGTGTAATCGAAAATCTAAAGGTCCGGTACGAACATTGCCTCCCATGATGGGCTCCCCAGCTCAAGATTTCCGTGTGATGATGCCCTTTAATCGTGGACCCCACTTGCATGGCCCTTTCCCCCCTAGCCACAGACAGCAAATTGGACCTAGTGGACCAGACCGGTTGTTGCCAGGGCAGGATTGTGACCCTAGTCCGCGATCTAGTTTTTGGGAACGCAGTCATACCACATTAGGTAGATTACGAAATCGTGGGAAAACGATAAATGACGGACGAGGCGACTGGGCccgaggaggcagaggagatggCGGTGGGGGTCCGAGAGAGAATGGAAGGCCCCCCGTGAGTCGGTATGCCTTTGGGGACAGTCATTTAAATAGAAAGGAATCTCCCCAGAGAAAAC AAAAGCAATTTGGAAGAAACCAGACAAGGAAGCAGGCTTACAGCGCACAAAAGGCAGAGAATGGCGTTGAAGAGAGCTTTGAGGATTTGCTCATCAAGTACAAGCAAATCCAGCTCGAGCTGGAGTGCATTCGTAAAGAAGAGAATATGGCTCTCGAGCCTGTTGTTCCGAAGCAGGCAGGGGCTGCTTCTGGTGTTACCACCACCCCAGAGGCAGAAGTAGAGATGGAGGTGCCTGATGTTGAGAAGGAGACTGGTACCTCAGAGCAGCTATCAGAACCCGAGAAGGACGAAAAGAAAATCTTCCAGGCCTTCAACATTAAGCCCTTGAGGCAGAAGCTCCTGACGCCAGCTGAGAGGGATGCTCTTAACTCCAAGACGGATGAGGAGCCAGAGAATAAAGAGGAGGAACCCAGCGCAGAAGAACAAACCACAACAGTACAAG AAGTGGCAGCACCAGGAGCAGTAGCGGTGGCAGtggcagcaccagcaccaggagcagcagcactagaagaagaagaagaagaagaggacgaggaagacgaggaggaggaggaggaagacaagGACATTGAGTCAGACTTGAACATATCCTGTTTATCCAACTCACAGGGCTCCCTACTCAAG aaggggaaggggaaagggaaggatgaggatgaagacaTGTCTGAGCTGCAGCTGCGGCTGCTCGCCCTGCAGTCAGCCAGCAGGAAGTGGCAGCAGAAGGAGCAGCAGGTGATGAAGGAGAGCAAGGAGAAGATCACCAAAGCCAAGCCCGCGCAGCCCGACAAGAGTGGCAGCCCCCAGGACCGGGTCAAAATGGTGACCAGGTCCAGCACGGAGAAGGCAAAGGCCCTTGCGGCCGCCTCCGCCAAGCCCCAAGAGAAGGGGAAGTCCGGAGCTGACAAGGGCAAAGCTGGCACCAAGGCTCACGCTGCAGGGAAGAAGACCACCAGCCCTG GCTCGGCGGCGAAGCAGGCGTGGCGGATGCAGCGGCTGCGGGCCTggaagctgcagcagcagcacgagcaggaggagcagcagcgccggcggcaggaggaggaggaggagcgcaagaagagggaggaggagatccGCAAGATCCGTGATCTCTCCAACCAGGACGAGCAGTACAACCGCTTCATGAAGCTGGTGGGCAGCAAGCACCATCCGCGCagcaag TCAGTAGATAATGAAAACAGGAAGTCCCTTAGCAAACAGGGATTGGACACCTCAGGGAACCTCTACCAGTATGACAACTACGATGAAGTTGCCATGGACACAGACAGCGAGCCCGAGTCACCAG CCTCATCCCCAGTGCGTGATCCCTTCTCAACTGAGGCGACCACCTGTGTTCCTCACATGCCTGCCTTTCCTATGCACCCTACTCCGTCTGGAATG GAACTGGCCCAATGTTTCCTGGACCATTTCAGCCTTGTACACCCCTTGCCGCCACCGCCTCTGCCCCCAATGCCCCCTCCAGACGAGCTAGAGCAGCCTCCAAAGCCCCCGTTCGccgatgaggaggaggaagaagagatgcTCCTGAGGAAAGAGCTGCTGAAGTCTCTGGTCTGCAAACGAACTGTCAAGCCAGAG GAAACCGTGTCCGGTAACAGcggccctccctctccctctccctctccctctcacccggtGAAACCGGCCCTTCTGCCAACACCCAGGAGCAacctgacagcagtcagcctcaACACGGTCATACCACAGCCCCGCCACGCCAGCAGCAAGTTCGCCCGAAGCGTTCATGTTCCCCGTGCTCCGCTTGTG TTGCCCAGGCACAAGGCAGTGGTGGTGCAGCTGAACGACTCGGACGACAGCGACTCTGACTGTGACGCCACCGGCTCTCCAGCTCCCTCCCATAGCATCTTTGGGGGCCTGGAGTCCATGATCAAAGAGGCACGCAGGACTGCTGAG gcCGCAAAGCCTAAAGGATCTAAATCGGAGAAGGAGAACAATCCTATCCGAATGCTGCCTGATGTCAGGAAACTGGAACATCTCTGGAAGGAGGAACTAGCGAG TCGGGAGAGGCAGCGGCTGTCCAGGCTGGCTGCTTTGAAAGGAGTTCCGTCTCCAGTCGGCTCTGACTCCGAACTCGATGTTGCAGGGAAAGTTGCGACCCTTCGGCTCGCCGAGGCAGAGGACAAGTTAGCCAAGCACCG GACCCAGCTGGAGAAGGACGAGCTGCTCCTCAAGCAGCTCCTCCAGGCGGAGCTGAAGAAGAAGGAGTTCCTGAAGGCCGCTGAGACCAAGGTGACCAAGCTCCGCGAGCAGCTGATGGCCTCGGAGAAGATCGTCGGCGCCAACCGAGTGCTGCTGAAGAAGCTTCAGGAGCAG ACGTACCGTGTGCAGCACCGCATCACGCTGAAGCGGCAGCAGGCTCAGAAGCTGGAGAGAGACCTGTCCCAGGCGCAAGCCTCTGCGCAGGGTGGCACACTCAAGCGCAAGAACGCCTCTCTGCTCTACTCG CCTGTTAAAATGCTCCGCACCGATGGCGGCCCGCGCACCGCCTCTGAGCGTCACTTTGCCGACCTGATCGCCCAGAAGCAGCGGCTGCAGCGGCTGGAGGCGGAGTACGCGCTGAAGATCCAGAAGCTGAAGGAGGCGCAGGCGCTGCGGCAGCAGGTGGAGCAGCGCCCCGCCCCGCCTCAGAaaccccccgccacccccttCCCGGTGCCCCAGCCCTCCCTGCACGACCTCACCCAGGACAAGCTCACCCTGGGCAGCGAGGACCTGGAGCCCGATGAGGACGAGCAGCCGCCCTCCTTCGCCACCGCCTCGGCCAGCAGccccatcctcacctcctctgcGACCCCTGCCAccgttgctgctgctgctgctgctgctcctgctgccatcacccccacctcccGCCGACGCTCCTTCCACAACTCGGGCGCCTTCACCAAGCCCAAGCTGCAGATCCCCAAGGccctccacacctccacccctGCCAAAGAGGACCTGGCCAAACCTGCCAAGCCCACCAAAGCCAGTGCCAGTGCCGGTGGCAGTGCGGGCCCTGGCCTGTCCGAGCTCTACCTGGGGCTCAGCATGGAGGAGCTGAAGCAGAGGTACCAGAAGTTTGCCAGCGTGGAGGATCTGCTTCAGAGCGAACTAACTGCGCTAGGGGGCGCTGTGGGGGAGAAGCTTCCTTGTGGAAAG GCGATCCAGGTAGATGTGGAGCCCCTGACCGCTCCAGCCAGCCGTGTGGAGTTGAAGCCGGTTCCCTTTGGAGCATATCACAGTCCACTGCTGGCTTTCAAATCGTACAG GTTCAGCCCCTACTTCAGAACAAAAGAGAAGCTGTCACTCATCTCTGTATCCCATAGTAACGTCATTGAGCCCAAAAAGTTTTTCTGTCGCTTTGACCTCACCGGGACGTGCAACGATGACGACTGTAAATG gcaGCACATGAGAAACTGTACATTAAGTGGAAACCAGTTGACCCAGGATATCCTCTCCTACAACCTCcctttgattggctgttcagagaacagcagcacagaggAGATCAGTGTGGCCACAG AAAAGTATATCAAAAAGCTGTTCGGCTCCAACAGAGATCGCATGGGGACGGATCAGAAGGCGGTTCTGCTCGTGAGCAAAGTTAACGAGAGCAAAGGCCATG TTCCTCCCTTCACCACCtgcaaggagaggaggagatggaagcCCGAGCCGCAGCGGCCACCCAGGCCAGAGGAGACTTCGGACGGGGAGAAGGAGGGTCTGGAAGGTCTGGAGGCCCCCAGCCAGAGCCAGTATG aggcacacacgcaggccaACCTGTTGGCTCTAGACGTCTGTGTCAACCCTGACGACAAGCGGTACTTTGACAGCGAGACGGACGACATCTCCAACCTGGAGACGAGTGTTCTGGAGAGCCCTAAGGACGTGCAGCTGTGGATCAAGCTGGCCTTCAAGTACCTCAATCAGAAGGAAAT CCCTGCAACTGAACGTCTGGATGCGGCGCTGAACACCCTGTCGCGGGCCCTGGAGGATAACCGGGACAACTCGGAGGTCTGGTGCCACTACCTGACGCTCTTCTCCCGCCGCGGCACCAGCGAGGAGCTGCAGGAGATGTGTGACATGGCCGTGCAGCACGCCCCTGACTATGACGTCTGGTGGACC TACATGAACATGGAGAGCTCCTTCGAGGGGAAGGACTTTGTGTGCGGCCGCATGCTGCACTACCTGGTGCAGACAGCCGATGGCGCTGGCGAGGAACGTCGTTCGTTCCGCCTGCTGGAGTCTCTGCTGTACCGTGCGCAGCTCAGTCTGTTTACCGGCCGACAGCAGAACGCTCTGGACATCCTACAG AATGCGCTGAAGTCCGACGGAGAGCAGAGTCTAGCGGCACACCTGGGCGCTGCGGACCGTGCTCTGGCCTGGCTCTGCCTCATCCACGTGACCGAGTGCGGACGCCTACCCCCTAACCTGTACAACCCGGCCGACTCCAGCCCGTCCAGGGTGGTGTGCACCAAGCCCGCGCCCCAACCCTGGGGCTGGCCGTCAGAGCTGCGGACCCCAGCCGACCAGCTCGTCGGCCTCTACCAAG ACGCCATTAAGGGGTGCTCAGAGGAGGGGCCGTCCCAGAGCGAGTCGCCGTCGCCAACGCTGCCACTCCACGCTGACCTCGTCGCCCTCTACCGCCGCCTGGACAG GCTGAATGAGGCAGTGACTCACTGTGAGGGTGTGCTGTCTGAGAGGCCTGactgctgccccctgctggagagCCTGGCGGAGCTGCAGCTGGCGCGGggcgaggaggagaaggcgCTGGCCGTGTGGCAGGAGGCCCTCAGGCAGAGACCGCACAACGCCAAGCTCCTCTACCACACCTGCAAGTTCCTGCTGTGCCAA GAGCGATCCAGTGCCATTGACCCTTTGTTTCGGGAGTTTATGTTGTCCTTGTGCGAGCCAGATCAAACTGACCTGTGCCCGCTAGATGTGCTACG CCACCTCCTGGGTCTCCCCAGAGAGGCCATCCTCAGCCCCCCCAGAGTGAAGGCCTCCCTGCAGGGGACGATCCGCCAGCAGCTGCCCTACCTCAGCCTCGTCCACTG CACATGGCAGTCGGTGCACGGTGGAATTCCTGAGGCCCTCAACGCCTTTGAGTCGGCCCTAGGCCGCACCATGAGCCTGGAAGTAGTGCAGAAGATCTGGCTGGA CTATCTGCTCTTTGCCAGCAGCAAGCTGGTGGGTTCACAGCCGGCCGCCCGCGACCTCAAGCTGTTTGCCGACCTGGTGCAGCGCTGCCTGGTCTGCGTGCCGACGCGGCTCACCGTGCCCTTCAGCTCCACCCGCTACTGGAGCTGCTTCCACTTCCACAACCAG GTCATTGCCTTCTACCTGGGCTGCATGCCGCAGGCTCAGCACCTGGCCGTCctggagaggctgaggcagtcCATGCCCTCCAATCCGCAGCTGTCCATCag GTTGCTGCACCAGGAGCGGCGCGACGGCAGCGTGGAGCACCTGCGCTTCCAGAGCAGAGGGCTGTGCGCTAGCCTGCCAAACTGTCTGGCCTACTGGAAAAT AGCTATCGCTGTGGAGAGGGAGCAAAAAGGAAAAGCTGAG gtGCGCCGCCTTTATCAGCAGGCCCTCCAAAAGCTGCCTCTGTGTGCCACTCTGTGGAAAGAT cgtCTGCTGTTCGAAGCCGCTGAAGGAGGTAAAACTGACACACTGAAAAAACTTGTTGACAAGTGCCAAGAGCTGGGAGTGAGTCTGACTGAGGCGCTAAGCTTAGGCCAAAGCAGTGCCGCAGGAACGGAGCACTGA